The Thunnus maccoyii chromosome 9, fThuMac1.1, whole genome shotgun sequence genome includes a region encoding these proteins:
- the plekha2 gene encoding pleckstrin homology domain-containing family A member 2 isoform X2, with protein MPYLDRLNRVCGFLDIEEKENSCRFQRRYFILDTQGNALLWYMDNPQNLPSGASSVGNLRLTYISKVSEATAKQKPKTEFCFVINAVSRRYFLQANDVTDMRDWVAALNKASKITVPKPGAAPPRSDVTAVISDPQGGKRQQAYKTEIIGGVVVHTPIQNEGEETEGRERKGNRPGVLRCGYCVKQGNVRKSWKRRFFTLDDNAVSYYKSEMDKEPLRAIPLRDIQKVHECLVKSGDLLLRDNLFEIITSSRTFYIQTDSPEEMHSWIRDIEMKIQDFRGPPKGDERRPPLIKSCSVAPGWQPWTPVPQCEPPIQIMEDEDSAFSSVPTVPSLSSSSTSSSTSSSSNSLSTPNPCPTAPPTASTSGHGILTASADVASGRRRHRSQPQPHTGCSFPFSLDDDNIRTTDV; from the exons ATGCCGTACTTGGACCGGCTGAACCGTGTGTGTGGCTTCCTGGACAttgaggagaaggagaacagCTGCCGATTCCAGAGGCGATACTTCATCCTCGACACGCAGGGAAATGCTCTGCTGTGGTATATGGACAACCCTCAG AACCTGCCCAGTGGAGCCAGCTCTGTTGGCAACCTCAGACTAACCTACATCTCTAAG gtgagTGAAGCTACAGCAAAGCAAAAGCCGAAGACAGAGTTCTGCTTTG TCATCAATGCCGTTTCCCGGAGGTACTTCCTCCAAGCCAATGATGTGACTGACATGAGGGACTGGGTTGCTGCTCTTAACAAGGCCAGCAAGATCACT GTTCCTAAGCCTGGCGCTGCGCCGCCAAGGTCCGATGTGACCGCAGTAATCAGTGACCCTCAGGGAGGGAAGAGGCAGCAGGCCTACAAGACGGAGATCATCGGAGGCGTGGTGGTGCACACTCCCATCCAG aATGAAGGCGAGGAGacggaggggagagagaggaagggcaACAGGCCAGGCGTGCTGAGGTGTGGTTACTGTGTCAAACAGGGAAATGTG AGAAAGAGCTGGAAGAGGCGGTTTTTCACCCTGGATGATAACGCAGTCAGTTACTACAAGTCTGAGATG GATAAGGAGCCTCTTCGAGCTATTCCACTGAGGGACATTCAGAAGGTCCATGAATGTCTCGTCAAGTCAGG GGATCTTTTGTTGAGAGACAACCTCTTCGAGATCATCACCAGCTCCCGAACCTTCTACATTCAG acagactCTCCAGAGGAGATGCACAGCTGGATCAGGGACATTGAGATGAAGATCCAGGATTTCAGAGGTCCCCCTAAG GGCGATGAGCGGCGTCCTCCGCTGATCAAGTCCTGTTCCGTGGCGCCGGGCTGGCAGCCGTGGACCCCTGTGCCCCAGTGTGAGCCCCCCATCCAGATCATGGAGGATGAAGACAGCGCTTTCAGCTCTGTTCCCACCGtgccttctctctcctcctcctccacctcttcctccacctcttcctcctccaacTCCCTCTCAACCCCGAACCCTTGCCCCACTGCGCCTCCCACAGCCTCGACCAGTGGACATGGCATCCTCACGGCGTCAGCAGATGTGGCGAGTGGGCGTCGGAGGCACCGCTCGCAGCCTCAGCCTCACACAGGCTGCAGCTTCCCCTTCAGCCTGGATGACGACAACATCCGCACCACAGACGTCTAA
- the si:ch211-113d22.2 gene encoding uncharacterized protein si:ch211-113d22.2, translating into MKTALALLLFISLACNSHALKCHTCVASNDDDCNRQGSTSCPQYADACSTITGPNTVMKSCTYKAFCDKAHGSSSGAKMDCCFGDDCNGPHRSHSHGKHNSAGALASSPVVLITALLLRIAVSHL; encoded by the exons ATGAAGACTGCGCTCGCCCTTCTGCTGTTCATCTCTCTGGCCTGCAACA GCCACGCCCTTAAATGTCACACATGTGTGGCGTCCAATGACGACGACTGCAACCGGCAGGGCTCTACCTCCTGTCCTCAGTACGCTGACGCCTGCTCCACCATCACTGGGCCCA ACACCGTGATGAAGTCGTGCACTTACAAGGCTTTCTGCGACAAAGCTCACGGCAGCAGCTCTGGAGCCAAGATGGACTGTTGTTTTGGGGACGACTGCAATGGGCCCCACAGGAGCCACAGCCACGGGAAACACAACAGTGCAGGGGCCCTGGCCTCCAGCCCCGTCGTACTGATCACTGCCCTGCTGCTGCGCATAGCCGTCAGCCATCTGTAA
- the plekha2 gene encoding pleckstrin homology domain-containing family A member 2 isoform X1, translated as MPYLDRLNRVCGFLDIEEKENSCRFQRRYFILDTQGNALLWYMDNPQNLPSGASSVGNLRLTYISKVSEATAKQKPKTEFCFVINAVSRRYFLQANDVTDMRDWVAALNKASKITVPKPGAAPPRSDVTAVISDPQGGKRQQAYKTEIIGGVVVHTPIQNEGEETEGRERKGNRPGVLRCGYCVKQGNVRKSWKRRFFTLDDNAVSYYKSEMDKEPLRAIPLRDIQKVHECLVKSGDLLLRDNLFEIITSSRTFYIQTDSPEEMHSWIRDIEMKIQDFRGPPKGFQGFKRTSSLYRSHNASSASRGQQGDERRPPLIKSCSVAPGWQPWTPVPQCEPPIQIMEDEDSAFSSVPTVPSLSSSSTSSSTSSSSNSLSTPNPCPTAPPTASTSGHGILTASADVASGRRRHRSQPQPHTGCSFPFSLDDDNIRTTDV; from the exons ATGCCGTACTTGGACCGGCTGAACCGTGTGTGTGGCTTCCTGGACAttgaggagaaggagaacagCTGCCGATTCCAGAGGCGATACTTCATCCTCGACACGCAGGGAAATGCTCTGCTGTGGTATATGGACAACCCTCAG AACCTGCCCAGTGGAGCCAGCTCTGTTGGCAACCTCAGACTAACCTACATCTCTAAG gtgagTGAAGCTACAGCAAAGCAAAAGCCGAAGACAGAGTTCTGCTTTG TCATCAATGCCGTTTCCCGGAGGTACTTCCTCCAAGCCAATGATGTGACTGACATGAGGGACTGGGTTGCTGCTCTTAACAAGGCCAGCAAGATCACT GTTCCTAAGCCTGGCGCTGCGCCGCCAAGGTCCGATGTGACCGCAGTAATCAGTGACCCTCAGGGAGGGAAGAGGCAGCAGGCCTACAAGACGGAGATCATCGGAGGCGTGGTGGTGCACACTCCCATCCAG aATGAAGGCGAGGAGacggaggggagagagaggaagggcaACAGGCCAGGCGTGCTGAGGTGTGGTTACTGTGTCAAACAGGGAAATGTG AGAAAGAGCTGGAAGAGGCGGTTTTTCACCCTGGATGATAACGCAGTCAGTTACTACAAGTCTGAGATG GATAAGGAGCCTCTTCGAGCTATTCCACTGAGGGACATTCAGAAGGTCCATGAATGTCTCGTCAAGTCAGG GGATCTTTTGTTGAGAGACAACCTCTTCGAGATCATCACCAGCTCCCGAACCTTCTACATTCAG acagactCTCCAGAGGAGATGCACAGCTGGATCAGGGACATTGAGATGAAGATCCAGGATTTCAGAGGTCCCCCTAAG ggttttcagggttttaaACGAACGTCTTCTCTCTATCGAAGTCACAATGCCTCTTCTGCATCTCGTGGTCAACAGGGCGATGAGCGGCGTCCTCCGCTGATCAAGTCCTGTTCCGTGGCGCCGGGCTGGCAGCCGTGGACCCCTGTGCCCCAGTGTGAGCCCCCCATCCAGATCATGGAGGATGAAGACAGCGCTTTCAGCTCTGTTCCCACCGtgccttctctctcctcctcctccacctcttcctccacctcttcctcctccaacTCCCTCTCAACCCCGAACCCTTGCCCCACTGCGCCTCCCACAGCCTCGACCAGTGGACATGGCATCCTCACGGCGTCAGCAGATGTGGCGAGTGGGCGTCGGAGGCACCGCTCGCAGCCTCAGCCTCACACAGGCTGCAGCTTCCCCTTCAGCCTGGATGACGACAACATCCGCACCACAGACGTCTAA